A portion of the Anopheles merus strain MAF unplaced genomic scaffold, AmerM5.1 LNR4000008, whole genome shotgun sequence genome contains these proteins:
- the LOC121600850 gene encoding putative nuclease HARBI1 translates to MMEPNEQQDARRYFFSKSGIPGVVMCVDGTHIKIIVPVDDYDQHYNRKGYYSLNAMIICDHLMKIRYVNAKFGGANHDSHIWNLSGMDNFFETKHRSGETAFKLLDDAEYPSKPWLITPKRNPAPNTPEAPFNKNHSLCREIVERSGCSKIDLGVC, encoded by the exons ATGATGGAACCAAATGAGCAACAAGATGCACGTCGATACTTCTTCTCAAAAAGTGGCATTCCTGGTGTAGTGATGTGTGTTGATGGaacacacataaaaattaTTGTACCAGTGGACGATTACGATCAGCATTATAACCGGAAGGGCTATTACAGCCTAAACGCGATGATT ATTTGCGACCATCTCATGAAAATTCGGTATGTGAATGCCAAATTTGGAGGAGCCAATCACGATTCACATATTTGGAATTTAAGTGGAATGGACAACTTTTTCGAAACAAAACATCGAAGCGGAGAAACTGCATTCAAGCTACTAG ATGATGCTGAATACCCGTCAAAACCATGGTTAATAACACCAAAACGTAATCCTGCTCCAAACACACCAGAAGCTCCCtttaataaaaatcattcttTATGTAGAGAAATAGTGGAGCGCTCGGGTTGCTCAAAAATAGATTTAGGTGTTTGTTAG
- the LOC121600847 gene encoding uncharacterized protein LOC121600847, which yields MAEHLNALGPPIRTGATWKRVCFDYKCAVEKKVRVNKASLLATGGGPFHQRPLNDVEEPVANLTNLKATIEGNSGRSFSDQLCTMDSNNNNNQLLANNNNEPNIEHEQPYSEMANNEQQNPVVAKARQKRSRKRRNTEAVLRQNEELLQLMKRNIEAQKEPNRHYRATFSNFV from the exons ATGGCCGAGCATCTTAACGCCCTTGGACCACCAATTCGAACGGGTGCAACGTGGAAGAGG GTATGCTTCGATTATAAATGTGCGGTCGAAAAAAAGGTGCGAGTTAATAAAGCGTCGTTGTTGGCTACTGGTGGCGGGCCGTTCCATCAACGGCCTTTAAACGACGTGGAGGAACCAGTTGCTAACTTGACCAACTTAAAGGCCACAATAGAAGGCAACTCTGGCCGTTCTTTCAGTGATCAGCTTTGCACGAtggacagcaacaacaacaacaaccaattGTTGGCAAATAACAATAATGAGCCAAACATAGAACACGAGCAGCCATATAGTGAGATGGCAAATAACGAGCAGCAAAACCCGGTGGTAGCCAAAGCTCGACAGAAACGGAGCCGCAAGCGCAGAAACACCGAAGCGGTGTTGCGCCAAAACGAAGAGCTGCTACAGCTCATGAAGCGCAACATAGAGGCGCAAAAAGAACCCAACCGACATTATCGCGCGACATTTTCCAATTTTGTATGA